The following coding sequences lie in one Paracidovorax avenae genomic window:
- a CDS encoding DNA internalization-related competence protein ComEC/Rec2, producing the protein MSRPASSATPPVPPTLPAPPSSPIVEAGGWLWPALLLGSIAGALLQLMQPALWAARLYAALLLAGVAALALARRLGRRRRGPAAHALPVSAPQWLAFCAMALAAFAVCGLRAGACLSDALDPALEGRDLRIVAVVAAMPQPTDAGVRLRLEVESAWFTEQDGGGPRSGGRRGQRSGRKDRPEAEGGAGTRHAPGRPVRLPPLVDVSWSSGAPWFTRQADGTRTKARAAAVSAGMPDAAPVPAPVPEVRVGERWEMTVRLNAPHGLRNPGGFDAELWLWEQGVQATGSVQAGARTERPVRLEAAPWWRHPVEQARQRVRDAILARLAPPQATGADNDLQDLARRRAAGVVAALVTGDQRAIDRADWDVFRATGVAHLVSISGLHITLFAWVAAAVVGWLWRRSALLCLAVPAPWAALAGGVLLAAAYALFSGWAVPAQRTVCMLAVVGALRLSGLRWPWPQVWLLACAAVVAADPWALLQAGFWLSFVAVGVLFASDAATPPEVVPAARAAGRLRARVLALLREQWVVTLALTPLTVALFGQISVVGFVANLVAIPWMTLIVTPLALLGVLWAPLWSAAAACLRPFAEGLQWLAAWPWATVSLPAAPLWAGVAGMAGGVLLVMRLPWALRLMGLPLLLPVLWWHPARPGAGQFELLAPDVGQGSAVLVRTAGHALLYDAGPRYGPQSDAGDRVLVPLLRAGGERLDRVMLSHRDTDHTGGAAAVLAAHPGADLWGSLEPGHPLEAQGARAITRCEAGRQWTWDGVRFEVLHPPGGALDGGGAGTGVSGPSAGREDRTNAVSCVLRISAPGASALLAGDIGRAEEAALAARGALVPADVLLVPHHGSRTSSSPALLDAVRPRTAVVQAGHRNRYGHPAPDVVGRYAERGAQLVDSPSCGAWSWHSARPLRWRCERDAARRYWHHAPPSAASAAAAVGAADPF; encoded by the coding sequence ATGAGCCGGCCCGCTTCCTCCGCCACGCCGCCCGTCCCTCCGACTCTTCCTGCTCCGCCATCGAGCCCCATCGTCGAGGCTGGCGGCTGGCTCTGGCCCGCGCTGCTGCTGGGCAGCATTGCCGGTGCGTTGCTGCAGCTCATGCAGCCCGCGCTCTGGGCGGCGCGCCTGTATGCGGCACTGCTGCTGGCGGGCGTGGCCGCGTTGGCGCTGGCCAGGCGCCTGGGCCGTCGCCGACGCGGTCCGGCGGCCCATGCACTGCCGGTTTCCGCACCGCAATGGCTGGCCTTCTGTGCCATGGCGCTGGCGGCGTTCGCGGTCTGCGGCCTGCGCGCGGGCGCCTGTCTGTCGGATGCGCTGGACCCGGCTTTGGAGGGGCGCGACCTGCGCATCGTCGCCGTGGTGGCGGCGATGCCGCAGCCCACGGACGCGGGCGTGCGCCTGCGGCTGGAGGTGGAGTCGGCATGGTTCACGGAGCAGGATGGCGGCGGGCCGCGTTCCGGCGGGCGCCGTGGGCAGCGCAGCGGCCGGAAAGACCGCCCGGAGGCGGAGGGCGGTGCCGGCACACGCCATGCTCCCGGCCGGCCCGTGCGGCTGCCGCCGCTGGTCGATGTGTCGTGGTCTTCCGGGGCTCCCTGGTTCACGCGCCAGGCGGACGGCACCCGGACGAAGGCCCGTGCCGCAGCCGTGTCCGCGGGCATGCCGGACGCGGCACCTGTCCCCGCTCCCGTGCCCGAAGTCCGCGTGGGCGAACGGTGGGAAATGACGGTGCGCCTGAATGCCCCGCATGGCCTGCGCAATCCGGGTGGCTTCGACGCCGAGTTGTGGCTGTGGGAGCAGGGCGTGCAGGCCACGGGCTCCGTGCAGGCGGGCGCCCGTACCGAGCGGCCGGTGCGGCTGGAGGCCGCGCCCTGGTGGCGGCACCCGGTGGAGCAGGCGCGGCAGCGGGTGCGCGATGCCATCCTCGCCCGGCTGGCGCCGCCGCAGGCCACCGGGGCGGACAACGATTTGCAGGATTTGGCCCGGCGGCGCGCCGCGGGCGTGGTGGCCGCCCTGGTGACGGGCGACCAGCGTGCGATCGACCGGGCCGACTGGGACGTGTTCCGCGCGACAGGCGTTGCGCATCTGGTGAGCATTTCCGGGCTGCACATCACCTTGTTCGCCTGGGTGGCCGCGGCGGTGGTGGGCTGGCTGTGGCGGCGCTCGGCGCTGCTGTGCCTGGCGGTGCCGGCGCCCTGGGCGGCGCTGGCGGGCGGGGTGCTGCTGGCGGCGGCGTATGCGCTGTTCAGCGGCTGGGCGGTACCGGCGCAGCGCACGGTATGCATGCTGGCGGTGGTCGGCGCGCTGCGGCTCTCGGGGCTGCGCTGGCCCTGGCCGCAGGTGTGGCTGCTGGCCTGCGCGGCGGTGGTGGCGGCCGATCCGTGGGCGCTGCTGCAGGCGGGCTTCTGGCTCAGCTTCGTGGCGGTGGGCGTGCTGTTCGCGTCCGACGCCGCCACGCCGCCCGAGGTGGTGCCGGCCGCGCGCGCGGCCGGACGCCTGCGCGCACGCGTGCTGGCCCTGTTGCGCGAGCAGTGGGTGGTGACGCTGGCGCTGACGCCGCTCACGGTGGCGCTATTCGGGCAGATATCGGTGGTGGGCTTCGTGGCGAACCTGGTGGCGATCCCGTGGATGACGCTGATCGTCACGCCGCTGGCGCTGCTGGGCGTGCTGTGGGCGCCGCTGTGGTCGGCGGCGGCGGCCTGCCTGCGGCCGTTCGCGGAAGGGTTGCAGTGGCTGGCGGCCTGGCCCTGGGCCACGGTTTCGCTGCCGGCGGCGCCGCTGTGGGCGGGTGTGGCCGGCATGGCGGGCGGCGTGCTGCTGGTGATGCGCCTGCCCTGGGCGTTGCGCCTGATGGGCCTGCCGCTGCTGCTGCCCGTGCTGTGGTGGCACCCGGCGCGGCCTGGGGCGGGCCAGTTCGAGTTGCTGGCACCCGATGTGGGCCAGGGCAGCGCGGTGCTGGTGCGCACGGCGGGCCATGCGCTGCTCTACGACGCGGGGCCGCGCTACGGCCCGCAGAGCGATGCCGGCGACCGCGTGCTGGTGCCGCTGCTGCGCGCGGGCGGCGAGCGGCTGGACCGGGTGATGCTCAGCCACCGCGATACCGACCACACGGGCGGTGCCGCGGCGGTGCTGGCCGCGCATCCGGGCGCGGACCTGTGGGGATCGCTGGAGCCCGGCCATCCGCTGGAGGCGCAGGGCGCACGCGCCATCACCCGCTGCGAGGCGGGCCGGCAATGGACATGGGACGGGGTGCGCTTCGAGGTGCTGCATCCGCCGGGGGGCGCACTGGACGGCGGCGGGGCGGGGACGGGCGTATCGGGCCCGTCGGCCGGCCGTGAGGACCGGACCAATGCGGTGAGCTGCGTGCTGCGCATCTCGGCACCCGGCGCGTCGGCGCTGCTGGCCGGCGACATCGGCCGGGCGGAAGAGGCCGCCCTGGCCGCGCGGGGCGCACTGGTGCCGGCCGACGTGCTGCTGGTGCCCCACCACGGCAGCCGCACATCCTCCAGCCCGGCGCTGCTGGACGCCGTGCGGCCGCGCACCGCCGTGGTGCAGGCAGGCCACCGCAACCGCTACGGGCACCCGGCGCCGGACGTGGTGGGGCGCTATGCGGAGCGCGGGGCACAGCTGGTGGATTCGCCCTCCTGCGGCGCCTGGTCCTGGCACTCCGCGCGGCCGCTGCGCTGGCGTTGCGAGCGCGATGCCGCGCGGCGCTACTGGCACCATGCGCCGCCTTCCGCAGCCTCCGCGGCAGCCGCCGTGGGGGCCGCGGACCCCT